One window of Flavobacterium dauae genomic DNA carries:
- a CDS encoding alanine racemase: MAVITLHKERLQYNFERLDYFFNAKEIQWSVVTKMLCGNELFLKEILKLNPKQVCDSRVSNLKAIKKINPNIETIYIKPTPKRSVASVVKYADISMNTDINTIKLLSHEAQKQNKIHKIIIMIELGELREGVMREDVISFYNEVFQLNNIEVVGIGTNLSCLYGVLPSTDKLIQLTLYKQLIEAKFNRKIPFVSGGSSVTIPLIFQHKLPAGINHFRVGETLYQGTDVYNDTPSKLLQQNVFTLKAEIIELIEKPKVPEGDFGSNVEGKTFSFDEKEIGRTSFRAILDLGILDVDQSNIFPKDKNIEFFGASSDMIIVDLQTNKKKYKVGDYLEFSLNYMGALRAMNSSYIEKVVQ, from the coding sequence CAATGGTCTGTTGTAACCAAAATGTTGTGCGGAAACGAGCTTTTTCTCAAAGAAATATTAAAGCTCAACCCCAAACAAGTATGCGATTCGCGGGTTAGCAATCTAAAAGCGATAAAAAAAATAAATCCAAATATCGAAACCATTTACATTAAACCCACGCCCAAACGCTCGGTAGCATCGGTGGTAAAATATGCCGATATTAGTATGAACACCGATATAAATACCATAAAATTACTTTCGCACGAAGCACAAAAACAAAACAAAATCCACAAAATCATCATTATGATTGAACTGGGCGAGTTAAGAGAAGGCGTAATGCGCGAAGATGTAATATCGTTTTATAACGAGGTTTTTCAGCTTAACAATATAGAGGTTGTGGGCATTGGAACCAATCTTTCTTGTTTGTACGGCGTTTTACCAAGCACCGATAAATTAATCCAACTTACGTTGTACAAACAATTGATCGAAGCCAAATTCAACAGAAAAATCCCTTTTGTTTCCGGCGGATCTTCGGTAACCATTCCATTGATTTTTCAACACAAACTTCCCGCTGGTATTAATCATTTCAGGGTAGGGGAAACGCTGTATCAGGGAACCGATGTGTACAATGACACGCCAAGTAAATTGTTGCAGCAAAATGTATTTACTTTAAAGGCAGAAATTATCGAACTGATTGAAAAACCTAAAGTTCCCGAAGGCGATTTTGGATCAAACGTAGAAGGGAAAACATTTTCATTTGATGAAAAAGAAATCGGTAGAACATCATTCAGGGCCATTTTAGATTTAGGGATTTTAGATGTTGATCAGTCAAATATTTTTCCAAAAGATAAAAATATCGAATTTTTTGGAGCAAGTTCAGATATGATTATTGTTGATTTACAAACAAATAAGAAAAAATACAAAGTAGGCGATTATTTAGAATTCTCTCTGAATTATATGGGGGCATTGCGTGCTATGAACTCTTCATATATAGAAAAAGTGGTGCAATAA
- a CDS encoding HU family DNA-binding protein, whose amino-acid sequence MTKADIVAKISEKLGLEKGDVQATVESFMEEVKSSLEGGDNVYLRGFGSFIVKTRAEKTGRNISKNTTIKIPAHNIPAFKPAKVFVEGVKTNTDVK is encoded by the coding sequence ATGACTAAAGCAGACATTGTAGCGAAAATTTCCGAGAAATTAGGGCTTGAGAAAGGTGATGTGCAGGCAACTGTTGAATCTTTTATGGAAGAAGTAAAATCTTCTTTAGAAGGTGGCGATAACGTATATTTAAGAGGGTTTGGAAGCTTTATTGTTAAAACCAGAGCTGAAAAAACAGGAAGAAACATTTCTAAAAACACAACTATTAAGATACCGGCTCATAACATTCCAGCTTTTAAACCGGCTAAAGTGTTTGTAGAAGGTGTTAAAACAAACACAGACGTAAAATAA
- a CDS encoding Rne/Rng family ribonuclease, whose amino-acid sequence MNKELIIRSGSNTVDFALLKDGKLIELHRDREDEKGFSVGDIFIAKIRKPVPGLNAAFVNVGFDKDAFLHYHDLGPNLPTLMKFTKLVTSGKLNDFTLKKFPFETEIDKNGVISDALSANQSILVQIVKEPISTKGPRISSELSLAGRYLVLVPFSERVSISQKIDSKQEKERLKKMMQTIKPKGFGVIVRTVAEGKNVTELEKDLQGLMDKWILLCKRLTTAQHPSKIFGEVNRASSILRDVFNDTFTGIHIDDEELYYQTKDYLQEIAPSKVSIVKHYNNKEVPLFEKYHIERQIKTSFGKTVSMSKGAYLIIEHTEALHVIDVNSGNRSNKAQSQEDTALEVNTIAASEIARQLRLRDMGGIIVVDFIDMSNPENRKVLYDFLKEEMSDDKAKHKILPPSKFGLIQITRQRVRPEVSIKTKEENPDHNGEGEIEAPILVIDKISADLERIIKDHKDVVLNAHPFIAAYLTKGFLSVRTKWFFEHKRWIKIIPRDAYTYLEYHFFDKQGNQIE is encoded by the coding sequence GTGAACAAAGAGTTAATTATTAGGTCTGGTTCCAATACAGTAGATTTTGCCTTATTAAAAGATGGAAAATTAATTGAACTTCACAGAGACAGGGAAGATGAAAAAGGATTTTCGGTAGGCGATATTTTTATAGCAAAAATTCGTAAACCCGTTCCTGGTTTAAACGCGGCATTTGTAAATGTTGGTTTCGATAAAGATGCCTTTTTACATTACCACGATTTGGGACCCAACCTGCCAACGTTAATGAAGTTTACCAAACTGGTAACTTCAGGTAAATTAAATGATTTCACTCTTAAAAAATTTCCTTTTGAAACTGAAATAGATAAAAACGGCGTTATTTCCGATGCGTTAAGTGCCAACCAGTCTATTTTAGTGCAAATAGTTAAAGAACCTATATCAACCAAAGGACCAAGGATCAGTTCCGAATTGTCTTTAGCCGGTCGGTATTTAGTATTGGTTCCTTTTTCAGAACGGGTTTCAATTTCACAAAAAATCGATTCAAAACAAGAAAAAGAGCGTCTTAAAAAAATGATGCAAACTATTAAACCAAAAGGTTTTGGGGTTATTGTACGCACAGTAGCCGAAGGCAAAAATGTTACAGAACTAGAAAAAGATTTGCAAGGATTAATGGATAAATGGATCCTGCTTTGCAAACGTTTAACTACAGCTCAACATCCTTCAAAGATTTTTGGCGAAGTAAACAGGGCATCAAGCATTTTGCGCGATGTTTTTAACGATACTTTTACAGGAATCCATATAGACGATGAAGAATTGTATTATCAAACGAAGGACTATCTGCAAGAAATAGCCCCTTCAAAAGTTTCTATCGTAAAACATTATAACAATAAAGAAGTGCCGTTGTTCGAGAAATATCATATTGAACGACAAATAAAAACTTCATTCGGTAAAACCGTATCTATGAGTAAAGGAGCCTACCTGATCATAGAGCATACCGAAGCATTACACGTTATCGATGTAAACAGTGGAAACCGCTCAAACAAAGCTCAGTCACAAGAGGATACGGCTCTTGAAGTAAATACAATCGCAGCATCAGAAATTGCACGCCAGTTAAGATTACGCGATATGGGAGGGATCATAGTTGTTGATTTTATCGATATGAGTAATCCCGAAAATCGTAAGGTTTTATACGATTTCCTAAAAGAAGAAATGAGCGATGACAAAGCAAAACACAAAATCTTGCCTCCTAGTAAATTTGGATTAATTCAAATTACTAGACAAAGAGTTAGACCCGAAGTTTCTATCAAAACAAAAGAAGAAAACCCAGATCATAACGGAGAGGGCGAAATTGAGGCTCCAATTTTAGTTATTGATAAAATATCGGCTGACCTGGAACGAATTATTAAAGACCACAAAGATGTGGTTTTAAATGCGCACCCTTTTATAGCTGCGTATTTAACAAAAGGATTTCTATCGGTGCGAACCAAATGGTTCTTTGAACACAAACGATGGATAAAAATTATACCGCGTGATGCCTACACGTATTTAGAATATCATTTCTTTGACAAACAAGGAAACCAAATTGAATAA
- a CDS encoding porin family protein, translating into MKKITLTLLGLVAFSTSALAQQEVKFGPKAGVNFATVNGDDADDAKMLTGFHVGAFAEIKFNDKFAIQPEILYSAQGAKVEESGTDVVMGVPVTYNMEGKAKYDYINVPIMAKYYVIPSVAIEAGPYVGFLISAEAEYEGTITAAGVTQTEKSTEDMKDYSNSIDFGVGIGASFNMDNGFFVGARYNLGLTKMGKEYTETIDGTEYKSEAADIKNGVIQVSVGYKF; encoded by the coding sequence ATGAAAAAAATTACCTTAACCTTATTAGGTTTAGTTGCGTTCTCTACAAGTGCATTGGCGCAACAAGAAGTAAAATTTGGCCCAAAAGCAGGGGTGAACTTTGCGACAGTTAATGGCGATGACGCTGATGATGCTAAAATGCTTACTGGTTTCCATGTAGGAGCTTTTGCAGAAATTAAGTTTAACGACAAATTTGCCATTCAACCTGAAATTTTGTATTCAGCACAAGGAGCTAAAGTAGAGGAGTCTGGTACAGATGTAGTTATGGGAGTTCCGGTAACTTATAACATGGAAGGAAAAGCTAAATATGATTACATTAATGTTCCTATCATGGCTAAGTATTACGTTATTCCAAGTGTTGCTATTGAAGCTGGGCCTTATGTTGGTTTTTTAATTTCTGCTGAAGCTGAGTATGAAGGAACGATAACTGCTGCGGGTGTTACACAAACAGAAAAATCTACTGAGGATATGAAGGATTACTCAAATTCAATTGATTTTGGTGTTGGTATTGGTGCGAGTTTTAACATGGATAACGGCTTTTTTGTGGGGGCACGTTATAATTTAGGTTTAACTAAAATGGGAAAAGAATATACTGAAACTATAGATGGAACTGAGTATAAATCAGAAGCAGCTGATATTAAAAACGGCGTAATCCAAGTTTCCGTTGGTTACAAGTTTTAA
- a CDS encoding porin family protein, whose amino-acid sequence MKQLPKIIAMLCTALFCANSVQAQEFSFGPKVGYNNAKLSGKSWSDFHDTNSMSGFHVGAFAEIRFNKFAIQPEVYYSSTSGKLKATSDNVEHDFDLNYVNVPLMIKYYLTNSLAIEAGPQAGFLTESDMNFSDLDPDSPKFNDFNFSVNVGLSLNLPLNLMLSARYNAGMTNVTDHPDVDWKNKVMQLSLGYRF is encoded by the coding sequence ATGAAACAGTTACCCAAAATTATCGCAATGCTTTGTACAGCATTGTTTTGTGCAAATTCAGTACAGGCACAAGAATTTTCGTTTGGACCCAAAGTAGGTTACAACAATGCAAAATTATCAGGAAAAAGCTGGAGTGATTTTCATGATACAAATTCCATGAGTGGATTTCATGTGGGTGCGTTTGCCGAAATTCGTTTTAACAAGTTTGCTATTCAGCCCGAAGTTTATTATTCTTCAACCAGCGGAAAGTTGAAAGCAACTTCAGATAATGTTGAACATGATTTTGACCTTAATTATGTAAACGTGCCGTTAATGATTAAGTATTACCTGACCAATTCATTGGCTATTGAAGCCGGACCGCAAGCCGGTTTTTTAACAGAATCGGATATGAATTTTTCAGATTTGGATCCGGACAGTCCTAAATTCAATGATTTTAATTTTTCTGTCAATGTTGGTTTAAGTCTTAATCTGCCGTTAAATTTAATGCTTTCAGCACGCTATAATGCCGGAATGACAAATGTAACCGATCACCCCGATGTAGATTGGAAAAATAAGGTAATGCAATTATCTTTGGGATACCGTTTTTAA
- a CDS encoding nucleoside deaminase — translation MILNDEYYMRIALNEAKEAFFKGEIPIGAVIVANNQIIAKTHNLTETLNDVTAHAEMQAITAAANAIGGKYLKNCTLYLTVEPCQMCAGALYWSQISKIIVGTKDNKRGFETMGGHLHPKTEIIYGVLEQECKNLMLDFFQNKR, via the coding sequence ATGATACTTAACGATGAATATTATATGCGTATTGCGTTAAACGAAGCTAAAGAAGCTTTTTTTAAGGGCGAAATTCCAATAGGTGCAGTTATTGTCGCCAACAATCAAATTATTGCAAAAACGCACAATTTAACCGAAACGCTAAACGATGTGACCGCCCATGCCGAAATGCAGGCAATTACCGCTGCTGCAAATGCCATTGGTGGCAAATATTTAAAAAACTGTACATTGTATTTAACCGTTGAACCTTGCCAAATGTGTGCCGGTGCGTTGTATTGGAGTCAGATTTCAAAAATCATTGTGGGTACAAAAGACAACAAACGGGGTTTTGAAACAATGGGTGGACATTTGCACCCAAAAACCGAAATAATCTACGGAGTTTTAGAACAGGAATGTAAAAATTTAATGCTTGATTTTTTTCAAAATAAAAGATAA
- a CDS encoding 1-deoxy-D-xylulose-5-phosphate synthase, whose product MAAILPTIQFPSDLKSKTIEELEQLAGEIRRFIINVVSVNGGHLGASLGVVELTIALHYVFDTPIDKLVWDVGHQAYVHKILTGRKDVFDSNRKKNGISGFPKISESVYDAFGVGHSSTSLSAALGMAIGDKLQGKNNQHIAVIGDASIASGMAFEALNHAGVTNTRFIVVLNDNAIGIDPSIGALKSYLMQVKQGKNPKENNMIKSLNFDYSGPIDGHNLKVLINEFQRLKNKNKPQFLHVITTKGKGLKQAEENQVLYHAPGKFDKITGDLLQNNQQEFTKFQDVFGLTLLELAQKNNKLFAITPAMPTGSSLKYMMDKFPERAIDVGIAEQHAVTLAAGISLSGFTVFCTIYSTFLQRAYDQLIHDVALQNIPVVFCIDRAGLVGEDGATHQGIFDIAYLNAIPNLKILAPKNAVELRQTLYTLQNNNSQPVAVRYPRGYSSEKNWKVPFEIIDFSKIQNIKKGTKAAVFSTGTIIENVLEALSFDADFFSVYHFLQIKPLNEKAIVDLIKRYQTIITVEEGVVNGGFGSMINQIVLKNKLKVEVINLGIPDEFIEHATVNEQFIYCGLDSLSMQNLFKRIQNV is encoded by the coding sequence ATGGCAGCCATTTTACCCACCATTCAATTTCCTTCTGATTTAAAATCGAAAACCATTGAAGAATTGGAACAGTTAGCCGGTGAAATCCGTAGGTTTATAATCAACGTGGTATCGGTCAACGGTGGTCATTTGGGGGCGAGTTTAGGTGTGGTAGAATTAACCATTGCCCTACATTATGTGTTTGATACCCCCATTGATAAACTGGTTTGGGATGTAGGCCATCAGGCGTATGTACATAAAATACTTACCGGCAGAAAAGACGTTTTTGACAGCAACCGGAAGAAGAATGGAATCAGCGGATTTCCTAAAATCAGTGAAAGTGTATATGATGCTTTTGGAGTGGGACATTCTTCAACATCCCTATCGGCAGCATTGGGCATGGCTATTGGCGATAAATTACAAGGCAAAAATAACCAGCATATTGCGGTAATTGGTGATGCCTCAATCGCTTCGGGTATGGCTTTTGAAGCTTTGAATCACGCCGGGGTTACTAATACGCGTTTTATAGTTGTTTTAAACGATAATGCCATTGGGATAGACCCCAGCATAGGTGCATTGAAAAGTTACTTGATGCAGGTTAAGCAAGGGAAAAATCCAAAAGAAAACAATATGATTAAATCGTTGAATTTTGATTATTCGGGACCTATTGACGGACATAACCTCAAAGTGCTTATTAATGAATTTCAACGATTAAAAAATAAAAATAAACCGCAGTTTTTACACGTTATTACCACTAAAGGCAAAGGGTTGAAACAAGCCGAAGAAAATCAGGTGCTGTACCACGCACCGGGAAAATTCGATAAAATAACAGGAGATTTATTACAAAATAACCAACAGGAATTTACAAAATTTCAGGATGTTTTTGGGTTAACTTTGTTAGAATTAGCTCAGAAAAACAATAAACTATTTGCCATAACTCCGGCAATGCCAACGGGAAGTTCTTTAAAATATATGATGGATAAATTTCCAGAACGTGCCATTGATGTTGGTATAGCCGAACAGCACGCAGTTACTTTGGCAGCAGGTATTTCGTTGAGTGGCTTTACTGTTTTTTGTACCATTTATTCTACCTTTTTGCAACGAGCTTACGACCAGTTGATTCACGATGTGGCGTTGCAAAACATACCCGTAGTTTTTTGTATAGATCGTGCTGGTTTGGTGGGCGAAGACGGAGCAACACATCAGGGAATTTTTGATATTGCCTATTTAAATGCCATTCCCAATTTAAAAATTCTGGCACCCAAAAATGCTGTAGAACTGCGTCAAACATTATACACCCTGCAAAACAATAATTCACAGCCTGTTGCTGTTCGGTATCCACGAGGGTATTCGTCAGAAAAAAATTGGAAAGTACCTTTTGAAATCATCGATTTTTCTAAAATTCAAAACATAAAAAAAGGAACTAAAGCAGCCGTTTTTTCAACAGGAACCATTATCGAAAATGTTTTAGAAGCATTAAGTTTTGATGCTGATTTTTTCTCGGTATATCATTTTTTACAGATAAAACCTTTAAACGAAAAAGCTATTGTTGATTTAATTAAAAGGTATCAAACCATCATCACGGTAGAAGAAGGTGTTGTAAACGGTGGATTTGGCAGTATGATAAACCAGATTGTTTTAAAGAACAAGCTTAAGGTTGAAGTGATAAATCTGGGAATACCCGATGAATTTATAGAACACGCAACCGTAAACGAACAATTTATTTATTGCGGATTAGATAGTTTATCTATGCAGAATTTATTTAAAAGAATACAGAATGTTTAG
- a CDS encoding DUF3078 domain-containing protein, translating to MFRFKIVVFCMLLSAIGFSQTGDSIQIEKKQISIDAFYRTQFSVFDTLVKKNDTIFIRPITVEPKMVLQDSVLMELKSGDVQQVVVSTFEVTKRNKNTDLSYFLIPKPNGFVYDKTPRANSQIFYDALSPIRSELSFWKKTNSLGLDINQGTFSNWNAGGYSSVSGIVKGDFSRNYEKGRTVWQNELKVRYGLNKQENIELRKTDDVLSINSSFGYKSSVKSNWYYSAKMTLNTQMANGYAYPDVENPISRAFAPAYLFVGIGSEFFKNNFKAYISPLTLKSTLVLDDTLANKGEFGLPGAVYAEDGTLLIAGKKSRNELGFLFTTEWNKTLMKNVSLKNNITLYTDYLNNFGNVDVDWQLMLEMKINSLLKATLGGHLIYDDDIKNKRDVDGVQITEGPRVQFKQLLSVGLVYNF from the coding sequence ATGTTTAGATTTAAGATAGTTGTTTTTTGTATGTTGTTGTCGGCAATTGGCTTTTCACAGACAGGCGATTCGATACAGATTGAAAAAAAACAAATAAGTATAGACGCTTTTTACAGAACACAATTTTCGGTTTTTGATACCTTGGTTAAAAAAAATGACACTATTTTTATCCGCCCAATTACGGTGGAACCTAAAATGGTTTTACAAGATTCTGTTTTAATGGAACTTAAGTCGGGCGATGTACAACAAGTGGTGGTCTCTACTTTTGAGGTGACCAAACGCAATAAAAATACCGATTTGTCGTATTTTTTAATTCCTAAACCCAATGGATTTGTTTACGACAAAACACCCCGTGCCAATTCGCAGATTTTTTACGATGCACTATCTCCAATTCGTTCAGAATTAAGTTTCTGGAAAAAAACAAACAGCCTGGGACTAGATATTAACCAAGGAACTTTTTCTAATTGGAATGCCGGAGGATATAGCTCGGTTTCAGGAATTGTGAAAGGCGATTTTTCAAGAAATTACGAAAAAGGAAGAACCGTTTGGCAAAATGAGCTAAAAGTGCGTTATGGTTTAAATAAACAAGAAAATATAGAACTGCGAAAAACAGATGATGTTTTAAGCATTAATTCTTCTTTTGGTTACAAATCATCGGTCAAATCAAACTGGTATTATTCTGCCAAAATGACCTTAAACACGCAAATGGCTAATGGTTACGCGTATCCCGATGTAGAAAATCCTATTTCGCGTGCATTTGCACCGGCGTATTTATTTGTGGGTATTGGTTCTGAATTTTTTAAAAATAATTTTAAGGCATACATTTCGCCACTTACTTTAAAATCAACATTGGTTTTAGACGATACATTGGCAAATAAAGGCGAATTTGGTTTACCCGGTGCTGTTTACGCTGAAGACGGAACGTTGTTGATTGCCGGAAAAAAATCGAGAAACGAATTGGGTTTTCTTTTTACAACCGAATGGAATAAAACGTTAATGAAAAACGTTTCTTTAAAAAATAACATAACTTTATATACCGATTATCTGAATAATTTTGGAAATGTTGATGTAGACTGGCAGCTTATGTTAGAAATGAAAATAAACAGCCTGTTGAAAGCAACTTTAGGTGGACATTTGATTTATGATGATGATATAAAAAACAAACGAGATGTTGATGGCGTGCAGATTACCGAAGGTCCGCGTGTGCAGTTTAAACAGTTGTTAAGTGTTGGTTTGGTTTATAATTTTTAA
- a CDS encoding porin family protein: MKIFLNILFFLVSLTAISQATDSLPDLERTIKVTDPFYREDQFYVGVTHTLMMKQPQNFSTNSISIGTNFGFLRDFPINKQRTVAIAPGFGFAFYNLRHNMALIDNNPVTFEIDNDREKNVQKLSYIEIPIEIRWRNSKVHSHKFWRVYTGIKYSYLLNSTSKYKGDLGNHSFKNSDLLSRSNLGVYISAGFNTWNLYGYYGFKPLYNKNTIDTTSHINMLNVGLMFYIL, encoded by the coding sequence ATGAAAATATTTTTAAACATATTGTTTTTTTTGGTTTCGCTAACGGCAATTTCACAAGCTACCGATAGTTTGCCCGATTTGGAACGAACTATAAAAGTAACCGATCCTTTTTATAGAGAAGATCAGTTTTATGTGGGCGTTACGCATACTTTAATGATGAAACAGCCCCAAAATTTCTCCACCAACTCTATTTCTATAGGAACGAATTTTGGTTTTCTGCGTGATTTTCCTATAAATAAGCAGCGAACAGTTGCTATTGCTCCGGGGTTTGGTTTTGCATTTTATAATTTGCGACACAATATGGCCTTGATTGATAACAATCCCGTTACTTTTGAAATTGACAATGATCGTGAAAAAAATGTTCAGAAACTGTCTTACATCGAAATTCCGATCGAAATTCGCTGGCGTAATTCAAAAGTGCATTCACATAAATTTTGGCGTGTTTATACAGGAATTAAATACAGTTATCTGTTAAACTCAACTTCAAAGTACAAAGGCGATTTAGGAAATCACAGCTTTAAAAACAGCGATTTGCTGTCAAGATCAAATTTAGGAGTTTACATCTCAGCAGGTTTCAACACTTGGAATTTATATGGCTATTACGGTTTTAAACCTTTGTACAACAAAAACACTATTGATACCACAAGCCATATAAATATGTTGAATGTAGGGTTGATGTTTTATATTTTGTAA
- the rpoN gene encoding RNA polymerase factor sigma-54 has translation MLKQNLQLKLSQKLSPQQIQLMKLIQLPTLAFEQRLKEELVENPALESGKDDLNETDEFQNNSDDYDDYDNDHIDTEDINIDDYLSDDEIPDYKLKSNNYSDDDEETFMPIEAQISFHQSLIEQLNTFILTDEERTIAEFLIGSMDDMGYIRRDIQDIVDDMAFTQGIYSSEEQVKNILENIIHELEPSGVGARDLQECLLLQLQNKTPNESVNLAKDIIENQFDAFTKKHYDKLLQKYGVSQSQLRKAIDEIEKLNPKPGGSFSGNSRAIEHIIPDFTVKVEDGEIELLLNSRNAPELHVSKDYQEMLQTYKETNEKSSAQKDAVQFIKQKLDGAKWFIDAIKQRQETLFVTMSAIIEYQKEYFIDGDETKIRPMILKDIADMVGLDISTISRVANSKYVDTPYGTKLIKEFFSEAMTNDQGEEVSTIEIKKILQNIIEDEDKHKPLPDDKLADMLKEKGYPIARRTVAKYREQLDIPVARMRRKI, from the coding sequence ATGTTAAAGCAGAATTTACAGTTAAAATTATCGCAAAAATTATCGCCACAGCAAATTCAATTAATGAAATTGATTCAATTGCCCACGCTTGCTTTTGAACAACGGTTAAAAGAAGAATTGGTTGAAAATCCGGCATTAGAATCGGGCAAAGATGATTTGAATGAAACAGATGAATTTCAAAACAATTCTGATGATTACGACGATTATGATAACGATCATATTGATACAGAAGACATCAATATCGATGATTATTTAAGTGACGACGAAATACCCGACTACAAACTTAAAAGCAATAATTACAGCGACGACGATGAGGAAACCTTTATGCCAATTGAAGCACAAATTAGTTTTCACCAAAGTTTAATTGAACAGTTAAATACTTTTATTTTAACAGACGAAGAACGAACCATTGCCGAATTTTTGATTGGCAGTATGGATGATATGGGATACATTCGTCGTGATATTCAGGATATTGTAGACGATATGGCGTTTACGCAAGGTATTTACTCTTCTGAAGAACAAGTTAAAAATATTTTAGAAAACATTATTCACGAGCTGGAACCAAGCGGCGTGGGTGCCCGCGATTTGCAAGAATGTTTGTTGTTGCAGCTGCAAAATAAAACACCTAACGAATCGGTTAATTTAGCAAAAGATATTATTGAAAATCAATTTGATGCTTTTACCAAAAAACATTACGATAAATTGCTGCAAAAATACGGCGTTTCGCAGTCACAGCTTCGCAAAGCTATTGACGAAATTGAAAAACTGAACCCAAAACCGGGGGGGAGTTTTTCAGGAAACTCAAGAGCAATAGAACATATTATTCCTGATTTTACAGTAAAAGTAGAAGATGGCGAAATAGAATTATTACTAAACAGCAGAAATGCTCCGGAGTTGCACGTTTCTAAAGATTATCAAGAAATGTTGCAAACCTATAAAGAAACCAACGAAAAATCGTCAGCACAAAAAGATGCCGTTCAATTTATCAAACAAAAGTTAGATGGAGCCAAATGGTTTATCGACGCCATTAAACAACGCCAGGAAACCTTGTTTGTAACTATGAGTGCCATTATTGAATATCAAAAAGAATATTTTATTGACGGCGACGAAACCAAAATCCGTCCGATGATTTTAAAGGATATTGCCGATATGGTTGGTTTGGATATTTCGACCATTTCGCGTGTTGCCAACAGCAAATATGTTGATACACCTTACGGAACCAAACTGATTAAAGAATTTTTCTCTGAAGCAATGACAAACGATCAGGGTGAAGAAGTTTCTACAATTGAAATTAAGAAAATCCTTCAAAACATCATTGAAGACGAAGACAAGCACAAACCGCTACCCGATGACAAACTTGCCGATATGCTTAAAGAAAAAGGCTACCCAATTGCCCGACGAACCGTAGCAAAATACCGCGAACAATTAGACATTCCCGTAGCACGGATGCGACGAAAAATTTAA